Proteins from one Vibrio pomeroyi genomic window:
- a CDS encoding dual specificity protein phosphatase family protein → MFIIKYYMLLAIACFFAAALIPQLIIRGVFAWCSLSMFIVSVAYIFDMPSIFRKTSDGKIVWWIRWIFIPFFLGVRLYNAWAIKRDKVEPIQKVGKGLYVSRRLFPSDLSFLESQNIHCIVDVTAEFSGLESAMTGDQFRYLNTPVLDHKVPKMHKLKHAINWIDTQINQSRSVVVHCALGRGRSVFVVAAYLLAKNPSLTVEQVLKSINDVRSTAQLNHLQLKTLQAISDKGLLTLGHKACLIANPVAGGGKWLANEQQVIRELTRKYSLDIFLTSQEVSAEILAKQAKDRNTAHIIVAGGDGTVSEVARQVRKTDTQLGIIPLGTANALCHMLYGLTSKISPVEKACEAILSGNSKRIDLAFCNQQPILLLLGIGFEEQMIDYAHREQKNEKGQFAYLTGFFNAVITDDNQHFQISIDDQPSQSMKLQSLVVANSSPFSTVLAQGGQPPRPDDGKLHITYLENTNSLSKRAIALSDLLLSSLGAKEQASYFTYASAQLVKIDSDRPISYVIDGETYSADSLEISIDKQALTVCIE, encoded by the coding sequence ATGTTTATTATTAAATATTATATGCTTCTTGCTATAGCTTGTTTTTTTGCTGCTGCTCTTATACCACAGCTAATAATCCGTGGTGTTTTTGCCTGGTGTAGTTTGTCGATGTTCATCGTTAGTGTTGCCTACATCTTCGATATGCCGTCAATATTTAGGAAGACTAGCGATGGGAAAATAGTGTGGTGGATTAGATGGATCTTCATTCCATTCTTCTTAGGTGTTCGACTGTACAATGCATGGGCAATTAAAAGAGATAAAGTTGAACCAATACAGAAGGTTGGAAAAGGTTTATATGTATCTCGTCGTTTGTTCCCTTCAGATTTATCGTTCTTAGAATCTCAAAACATCCATTGTATTGTAGATGTTACAGCTGAGTTTTCTGGTTTAGAAAGTGCAATGACCGGTGATCAATTTCGCTATTTAAACACCCCGGTTCTTGATCATAAAGTCCCTAAAATGCATAAGCTTAAACATGCTATAAATTGGATCGATACCCAAATCAATCAATCTAGATCGGTTGTTGTGCATTGTGCTCTCGGTCGAGGACGTTCTGTCTTTGTCGTAGCTGCCTATCTTTTAGCAAAAAATCCGTCACTTACTGTAGAGCAGGTCTTGAAAAGTATTAACGACGTGCGAAGTACAGCCCAATTGAACCATCTACAACTGAAAACACTTCAAGCAATCAGTGATAAAGGTTTGCTCACTCTTGGCCATAAAGCTTGCCTTATTGCCAACCCTGTTGCAGGTGGTGGTAAATGGTTGGCGAATGAACAACAGGTTATTCGTGAACTTACGAGAAAGTACAGTTTAGATATTTTTCTTACTAGCCAAGAAGTATCAGCAGAAATATTAGCTAAGCAGGCCAAAGACCGGAATACTGCGCATATTATCGTTGCAGGTGGCGATGGGACGGTTAGTGAAGTCGCAAGGCAAGTTAGGAAGACTGATACACAACTCGGGATTATACCTTTGGGTACCGCGAACGCTCTATGTCATATGCTTTATGGATTGACCTCGAAAATATCGCCTGTTGAAAAAGCGTGTGAGGCTATTTTATCTGGCAACTCAAAAAGAATCGATCTGGCGTTCTGTAATCAACAACCAATATTACTGCTTCTTGGTATTGGATTTGAAGAACAGATGATCGATTACGCACATCGAGAACAAAAAAATGAAAAAGGGCAATTCGCGTATTTGACTGGGTTCTTCAATGCAGTAATCACCGACGATAATCAACATTTTCAAATTTCAATCGATGACCAACCATCACAAAGTATGAAACTACAAAGTTTGGTCGTGGCGAACTCTTCCCCTTTTAGTACTGTGCTTGCTCAAGGGGGACAGCCTCCTAGGCCGGATGATGGGAAGCTGCATATTACCTATTTGGAAAACACAAATTCACTTAGTAAACGAGCTATCGCTCTATCTGATCTGTTGTTATCGAGTCTCGGAGCGAAAGAACAAGCTAGTTACTTTACTTATGCTTCGGCACAGCTCGTTAAAATTGATTCTGACCGACCTATTTCATACGTGATTGATGGAGAGACGTATTCGGCTGATTCACTGGAGATAAGTATTGATAAGCAAGCCTTAACGGTTTGTATTGAATAA
- a CDS encoding hemerythrin domain-containing protein: protein MKNIFDVLKDSHEKQRLLMDALLQTSGDTQARQELYVNLKDELTKHAIAEERHFYAPLIESDQSIDMTRHGIAEHHGIDKILAQLDDTEMSSPAWLVLMKTLRDKVEHHLEEEEQRFFQTAGRVLDTEQKETLARKYEKEVA from the coding sequence ATGAAAAATATATTTGATGTGCTCAAAGACAGTCATGAAAAGCAACGACTTTTGATGGATGCGTTACTCCAAACTTCGGGAGACACACAAGCTAGGCAAGAACTCTATGTTAACCTTAAGGATGAGTTAACCAAGCATGCGATTGCAGAAGAGCGCCATTTTTATGCACCTTTGATCGAGAGTGATCAATCCATTGACATGACTAGACATGGAATCGCTGAACATCATGGAATCGACAAAATACTCGCTCAACTCGATGATACAGAGATGTCTTCACCAGCTTGGCTTGTTTTAATGAAAACATTAAGAGATAAGGTTGAACATCATTTAGAAGAAGAAGAGCAGCGTTTTTTTCAAACCGCAGGTCGAGTCTTAGATACTGAACAAAAAGAAACATTAGCTCGTAAATATGAAAAAGAGGTTGCTTGA
- a CDS encoding DUF1328 domain-containing protein: protein MIRWSLIFFIVAIIAALLGFSGIAGAAATVAKIIFYIFAISLLVSVVIMLLNKNKH from the coding sequence ATGATTCGCTGGTCGCTAATATTTTTTATTGTCGCAATTATTGCCGCCCTATTGGGATTTAGTGGTATCGCTGGGGCTGCTGCGACAGTAGCAAAGATCATATTTTATATATTTGCAATATCACTACTGGTTTCAGTGGTAATTATGTTGCTGAATAAAAACAAACATTAG
- a CDS encoding BON domain-containing protein: MRNTASKILLATLIATSSSTVFANSMWEKETFDAWIDGKAETTLLLNTNLNSFDINTYVKNRVVTLTGSVKNETEKDLAEELVLSLDDVKSVKNELTVIDEDKEKTPAAVQALTDAHIKTLVITRLLMNTNVSGSDIQVKTENSVVILKGSVSSSSEHDLALSIANNTPNVEKVVDKLNII, translated from the coding sequence ATGAGAAATACTGCAAGTAAAATATTATTAGCTACTTTGATTGCAACTTCTTCATCAACTGTTTTTGCTAATAGCATGTGGGAAAAAGAAACTTTCGATGCGTGGATTGATGGAAAAGCAGAAACGACTTTATTACTGAATACTAATTTAAACTCATTTGACATCAACACCTACGTTAAAAATCGAGTGGTTACTTTAACTGGCTCGGTTAAAAATGAAACAGAGAAAGATTTGGCAGAAGAGTTAGTGCTAAGCCTAGATGACGTTAAGTCTGTAAAAAACGAACTTACAGTGATTGATGAAGACAAAGAAAAAACACCCGCAGCCGTACAAGCTTTGACTGATGCTCACATAAAGACACTGGTAATCACTCGTTTATTAATGAATACCAATGTTAGTGGTAGCGATATTCAAGTTAAAACCGAAAACAGTGTGGTTATCTTGAAAGGTTCAGTTTCATCAAGCAGTGAACACGACTTAGCTTTATCTATAGCAAATAATACCCCGAATGTAGAGAAAGTGGTGGATAAATTAAATATTATTTAA
- a CDS encoding sigma-54 dependent transcriptional regulator: MSLPTLFIELKDELLRSKINSLDELSSFEIIQSTMDVHWIDKLQQLQPDTAIVEVSRFTNDDFKSLSSATGLDEMDLIIISTGTPNKNLDMMMNHGAIFHYRKPVDMQILEDTLADFSQYFLQKQEEGRKVSTSDLDQFGMLVGSSKPMHKLYRTLRRVAKTDTNVLIVGESGAGKELVAQTIHLASDRKNQPFIAINCGAISPELVDSELFGHEKGAFTGANRTHQGVFRQAEGGTLFLDEITEMPLEHQVKLLRVLETGEYRPVGSNATSIANTRVIAATNRDPQVAIEEQFLREDLYFRLAHFPIHVPPLRERGDDIVGLAKHFIAHRNANETTAKTIFTSALQKISAHAWPGNVRELKHCIERAFILADETIKDEHLIFDTPPLETGTTVEDMIPAGVSLEKIEKAAIINTLEENEGNKKETAQDLGISIKTLYNKLDKYQE; this comes from the coding sequence ATGTCATTACCGACACTGTTTATAGAGTTAAAAGATGAATTATTGCGGTCTAAAATAAACTCTCTAGATGAATTATCAAGCTTTGAAATAATTCAAAGTACTATGGATGTTCATTGGATTGACAAGCTACAACAACTGCAACCAGATACTGCTATTGTTGAAGTCTCTCGATTTACTAACGATGATTTTAAGTCCTTATCGAGTGCAACTGGATTGGACGAAATGGACTTGATTATTATCAGTACAGGTACGCCAAACAAAAATTTAGACATGATGATGAACCATGGCGCAATCTTCCATTATAGAAAGCCCGTCGACATGCAAATATTGGAAGATACCCTTGCAGACTTCAGTCAATACTTCCTCCAGAAGCAGGAAGAAGGGCGTAAAGTGTCCACCAGCGATTTAGACCAGTTCGGTATGTTAGTCGGTTCTTCTAAGCCCATGCATAAGCTGTATCGAACTTTAAGAAGAGTCGCGAAGACTGACACCAATGTTTTGATTGTCGGCGAAAGTGGGGCAGGTAAAGAATTAGTCGCACAAACGATTCACCTTGCCAGTGATCGTAAAAACCAACCTTTTATTGCGATCAACTGCGGTGCTATCAGCCCTGAGTTAGTTGATAGTGAATTATTTGGTCATGAAAAAGGCGCTTTTACAGGGGCGAATCGCACACACCAAGGGGTGTTTAGGCAAGCAGAAGGTGGCACATTGTTTCTCGACGAAATCACCGAAATGCCACTTGAACACCAGGTCAAATTACTACGAGTTTTAGAAACAGGTGAATATCGCCCTGTAGGCAGTAATGCAACGAGTATCGCTAATACTCGAGTCATTGCAGCGACAAACCGAGATCCACAAGTCGCTATTGAAGAACAGTTTTTGAGAGAGGATCTCTATTTCAGGTTGGCTCACTTCCCCATACATGTCCCTCCATTGCGTGAAAGAGGCGACGACATCGTCGGCTTAGCAAAACATTTTATTGCTCATCGCAACGCAAATGAAACCACTGCGAAGACCATTTTCACATCAGCGCTTCAAAAAATATCAGCCCATGCATGGCCAGGGAATGTCAGGGAATTAAAACACTGTATTGAAAGAGCTTTTATATTGGCAGATGAGACGATTAAAGATGAACACCTAATTTTTGATACTCCTCCTTTAGAAACAGGGACTACCGTTGAGGATATGATTCCGGCGGGTGTTTCTCTCGAGAAGATTGAGAAAGCGGCGATTATCAATACGCTCGAAGAAAATGAAGGCAACAAAAAGGAAACAGCACAAGACTTGGGAATCAGCATCAAAACGCTTTATAACAAGCTCGATAAGTATCAAGAGTAG
- a CDS encoding aspartate kinase has translation MTFTVEKIGGTSMTAFDAVLDNIILRPQNPYNRIFVVSAYSGMTDALLECKKTGKPGVYQLIAMRDDSWKDALSYIERRMLLTNEHIFADPMNRMRADKFIRSRISEAKNCITNILETCQYGQFSLRHYLPQIREFLSSIGESHSAYNTALKLKNIGINSTFVDLSGWDNKTPQSLDDTIREAFSDIDVTEELPIVTGYAYCKEGLMHTYDRGYSEMTFSRIATITEASLAIIHKEYHFSSADPKVVGVGSVKPIGATNYDVADQLANLGMEAIHSNAAAGLRESGIELQIKNTFEPEHEGTLISSDYRPDTNHIEIIAGKQKVYALHVFDQGMVGKADNVSYELMEIIADARVNLIGKEMNANSITYYLGGSTESLNKVSYKAEKRYPQASISGRMVAIISAIGSQIDTNKTLANGVLALMNHSVTPIALHSSMRNVNVQFVVSDDKYQQAICALHEEFFDQDKRTETSVNAA, from the coding sequence ATGACGTTTACCGTAGAAAAAATCGGCGGTACATCAATGACAGCATTTGATGCTGTGCTCGACAATATTATTCTCCGCCCTCAAAATCCTTATAACCGAATCTTTGTTGTGTCCGCTTACAGCGGTATGACGGATGCATTGTTGGAATGTAAAAAAACAGGTAAGCCTGGTGTCTATCAATTGATAGCGATGCGTGACGATTCGTGGAAGGATGCTCTATCTTATATTGAACGCCGCATGCTATTGACCAATGAGCATATTTTTGCAGATCCAATGAATCGTATGAGAGCAGATAAGTTCATCCGGTCTCGTATTTCAGAAGCCAAAAACTGTATTACTAACATTCTTGAAACGTGCCAATACGGACAGTTTTCACTGAGACATTATTTACCACAGATTAGAGAGTTTCTTTCTTCAATTGGAGAGTCACATAGTGCATACAACACGGCTCTTAAATTAAAAAACATTGGTATAAATTCGACCTTTGTTGACCTTTCTGGTTGGGACAACAAAACCCCTCAAAGTTTGGACGATACGATTAGAGAGGCTTTCTCTGACATTGATGTTACTGAGGAGCTTCCCATAGTAACTGGTTATGCGTATTGCAAAGAAGGTTTGATGCATACTTATGATCGTGGTTACAGTGAGATGACGTTTAGTCGTATCGCTACTATTACTGAGGCATCATTGGCGATCATCCATAAGGAGTATCACTTTAGTTCGGCTGACCCAAAAGTCGTTGGTGTAGGTTCGGTTAAACCGATTGGGGCAACTAATTATGATGTTGCCGATCAACTGGCTAACCTTGGTATGGAAGCTATTCACTCTAATGCGGCTGCTGGGTTACGAGAAAGTGGCATAGAACTGCAAATCAAAAACACCTTCGAGCCAGAACATGAGGGAACACTGATTTCTTCTGATTACCGACCAGACACGAATCACATTGAGATCATTGCCGGAAAACAGAAGGTATATGCGTTACATGTTTTTGACCAGGGAATGGTCGGTAAGGCGGACAATGTTAGTTATGAGTTAATGGAGATTATCGCAGATGCTAGAGTGAACCTTATTGGTAAAGAGATGAACGCCAATTCTATTACCTATTATCTAGGTGGTAGCACCGAGAGTTTAAACAAGGTGTCTTATAAGGCTGAGAAACGTTACCCTCAGGCATCTATTTCAGGTCGAATGGTCGCTATAATCTCAGCGATCGGTTCTCAAATTGATACCAATAAAACGCTCGCTAATGGTGTATTGGCTTTGATGAACCATAGTGTTACGCCTATTGCATTACATTCGTCTATGAGAAACGTAAATGTGCAATTTGTTGTGAGTGATGACAAGTATCAACAAGCGATTTGCGCGTTGCATGAAGAATTCTTTGACCAAGATAAAAGAACCGAGACATCGGTGAATGCAGCATAA
- a CDS encoding ectoine synthase, translating to MIVRTLDECRNSERRIVSDNWESTRMLLKDDNMGFSFHITTIYEATETHIHYQNHLESVFCMSGEGEIEVVGGKTYPIKPGTLYILDKNDEHYLRAYKNKEMTMACVFNPPITGAEVHDENGVYPLVD from the coding sequence ATGATTGTTAGAACACTTGATGAATGTCGTAATAGTGAAAGACGTATTGTATCGGATAACTGGGAAAGCACTCGCATGTTATTGAAAGATGACAATATGGGATTTTCTTTTCATATCACAACAATTTACGAAGCGACAGAAACACATATCCATTACCAAAACCACTTGGAGTCTGTGTTTTGTATGAGTGGTGAAGGGGAGATTGAAGTCGTTGGTGGTAAAACTTACCCAATCAAACCCGGTACGTTGTACATCCTAGATAAGAATGATGAGCATTATTTACGCGCATATAAAAACAAAGAAATGACAATGGCTTGTGTGTTTAACCCACCAATTACTGGCGCTGAAGTACACGATGAAAACGGCGTTTATCCACTCGTTGATTAA
- the ectB gene encoding diaminobutyrate--2-oxoglutarate transaminase, whose product MDIFKKQESNVRSYSNSFPVTFAKSKGCWLETKQGDRYLDFLAGAGSLNYGHNNPILKQALLEYIEMDGITHGLDMHSKAKAEFLEALSRFILEPRALDYKVQFTGPTGTNAVEAAIKLAKKVKSRSSIVAFTNGFHGCTAGALAATGNQHHRQGAGSNLNNVTRLPFEGYAGIDGLKLFETMLTDNSAGMDKPAAVLLETVQGEGGLNVASNEWLQKLSKICKAHDILLIVDDIQAGCGRTGTFFSFEPSGIKPDIVTLSKSISGYGLPMAVVLLKPELDKWEPGEHNGTFRGNNHAFITAAKALEMYWSNDDFENHIQRSSSMVDDVIQRNLKRFPELFVQRKGRGMMIGIECKVGNTADEIAKVCFDKGMVIETAGPNDEILKFFCPLTISESELMQGLTIFEDSVEVVATKHFKKAS is encoded by the coding sequence ATGGATATTTTTAAAAAGCAGGAATCTAACGTACGTTCATACTCGAATAGTTTTCCAGTCACTTTTGCTAAATCAAAAGGCTGCTGGCTTGAAACAAAACAAGGTGATCGTTACCTCGATTTTCTTGCTGGAGCAGGATCTCTCAATTACGGTCATAACAATCCAATACTTAAGCAAGCTTTACTTGAGTATATTGAAATGGATGGAATTACACATGGCTTGGATATGCATTCAAAAGCCAAAGCTGAATTCCTAGAAGCTCTTAGTCGCTTTATTTTGGAACCTCGAGCATTAGATTACAAAGTTCAATTTACCGGCCCGACAGGAACAAATGCGGTTGAGGCAGCGATTAAGTTGGCGAAAAAAGTAAAAAGTCGAAGCAGTATTGTTGCATTTACCAATGGTTTTCATGGTTGTACGGCGGGTGCATTGGCTGCTACAGGCAACCAACACCACAGGCAAGGTGCGGGCTCAAATCTCAACAACGTTACGCGTTTGCCATTTGAAGGTTACGCTGGAATCGATGGTTTAAAATTATTTGAAACGATGTTAACCGATAATTCCGCTGGTATGGATAAACCTGCTGCCGTTTTATTGGAAACGGTTCAGGGTGAAGGTGGGTTAAATGTCGCTTCAAATGAGTGGCTACAGAAGTTAAGCAAAATCTGTAAAGCCCACGATATCCTACTTATTGTGGATGATATTCAAGCCGGTTGTGGTCGAACAGGAACGTTTTTTAGCTTTGAACCTTCAGGTATAAAACCAGATATCGTTACGCTATCTAAGTCGATAAGTGGTTATGGCTTACCGATGGCTGTGGTTTTATTAAAGCCTGAACTAGACAAGTGGGAGCCGGGAGAACACAACGGCACCTTCCGTGGTAACAACCATGCGTTCATTACTGCTGCTAAAGCGTTAGAAATGTATTGGTCAAATGATGATTTTGAAAATCATATTCAACGTAGCTCAAGCATGGTCGATGATGTCATTCAACGCAATCTCAAGCGTTTCCCTGAGCTATTTGTTCAACGCAAGGGACGCGGAATGATGATTGGCATTGAATGTAAAGTTGGGAACACAGCTGATGAGATTGCAAAAGTGTGTTTTGACAAGGGCATGGTAATTGAGACCGCAGGTCCAAACGATGAAATCTTGAAGTTCTTTTGTCCATTAACCATTTCAGAATCGGAATTGATGCAAGGTTTAACTATTTTCGAAGACTCAGTTGAAGTGGTAGCAACCAAGCATTTCAAGAAAGCATCGTAA
- the ectA gene encoding diaminobutyrate acetyltransferase produces MITSAPWVLCPEVIEKTSEEWSFREPKASDGNGIYRLISECPPLDTNSSYCNFLQSTHFSKTCILVENKGELAGFISSYQKPSEPNVLFIWQVAVAPRFRGHSLAYKMLNSLLRREWLKSIEAIETTITKSNQASWALFKKLDAKNSSTGKVTTFLDENVHFKGLHDTEYLYRIPLK; encoded by the coding sequence ATGATTACATCAGCGCCTTGGGTGTTGTGTCCAGAAGTGATAGAAAAAACGAGTGAAGAATGGAGTTTTCGCGAGCCCAAAGCTTCGGATGGCAACGGCATTTATCGACTGATTTCAGAATGTCCGCCACTAGACACCAACTCGTCATATTGCAATTTTTTGCAATCCACTCACTTTAGTAAAACTTGTATTTTGGTTGAGAACAAAGGTGAGCTTGCGGGTTTTATCTCGAGTTATCAAAAACCGAGTGAGCCTAATGTTCTCTTTATTTGGCAAGTTGCAGTTGCCCCTCGATTTAGAGGTCACTCTTTAGCTTACAAGATGTTGAACAGCTTACTTCGTCGAGAGTGGCTGAAGAGTATAGAAGCTATTGAAACAACCATTACTAAGTCAAATCAAGCGTCTTGGGCACTCTTTAAAAAGCTAGACGCAAAAAATAGTAGCACTGGAAAAGTGACCACTTTCTTAGATGAAAATGTTCATTTTAAAGGGCTGCACGATACTGAGTATTTGTATCGAATACCCCTTAAATAA
- a CDS encoding DUF5062 family protein yields the protein MSKTAKIINEDKLVKKAVEVGFKMAKLQGFDLPNSSQPIKVKAVYLFLVEVNQITPLPESKLDGANIKKRLALWIHKALPDNDPLK from the coding sequence ATGTCGAAAACCGCGAAGATCATTAATGAAGATAAGCTGGTAAAAAAAGCAGTTGAAGTCGGTTTTAAGATGGCAAAACTACAAGGTTTTGATTTGCCGAATTCATCTCAACCGATCAAGGTTAAAGCGGTGTACTTGTTTCTTGTTGAAGTAAATCAGATCACGCCGTTACCAGAAAGTAAGCTTGATGGGGCAAACATTAAAAAGCGTCTGGCGCTATGGATACATAAAGCATTGCCTGACAATGATCCCTTGAAGTAA
- a CDS encoding GNAT family N-acetyltransferase, with translation MTIENVLPEDYAEMLKVWENSVRATHDFITEEDIEFFKPIIMEHAFPAVSLKCVKNESGSIIGFVGVHDAKVEMLFVLNEVRGQGVGTVLLQHAIEQLAATKVDVNEQNPQAVGFYQHMGFKIESRSPLDDMGKPFPILHMTL, from the coding sequence ATGACTATAGAAAATGTGCTTCCTGAAGATTACGCAGAAATGCTTAAGGTTTGGGAAAATTCAGTCCGAGCAACTCATGACTTTATTACAGAAGAAGATATTGAGTTTTTTAAACCTATCATCATGGAACATGCATTCCCTGCGGTTTCTTTGAAATGCGTTAAAAATGAAAGTGGTTCGATTATTGGTTTCGTGGGTGTCCATGATGCAAAAGTCGAGATGCTTTTTGTTTTGAATGAAGTTCGAGGACAAGGAGTAGGTACGGTGTTGTTGCAACATGCGATTGAGCAGTTGGCAGCTACCAAAGTTGACGTCAATGAGCAAAACCCACAAGCGGTAGGTTTTTATCAGCACATGGGGTTCAAAATTGAATCACGCTCTCCACTTGATGACATGGGAAAACCATTTCCAATTCTGCATATGACGCTGTAA
- a CDS encoding QnrS family quinolone resistance pentapeptide repeat protein: MDTNNSTYHQHSFAHQDLSEMTFTACTFIRCDFRRSNLRDATFINCKFIEQGDIEGCHFDVADLRDASFQNCQLAMANFSNANCYGIELRECDLKGANFMRTNFANQVSNRMYFCSAYITGCNLSYANFEQACLEKCELFENRWIGTYLAGASLKESDLSRGVFSEDVWGQFSMQGANLCHAELDGLDPRKVDTSGIKIVAWQQEQLLEIMGIVVMPD; the protein is encoded by the coding sequence ATGGACACCAATAACAGCACTTATCATCAACACAGTTTTGCTCATCAAGATCTGTCTGAAATGACATTTACCGCATGCACTTTTATCCGATGCGACTTCAGGCGTTCAAACTTACGTGATGCAACGTTTATCAATTGTAAGTTCATAGAGCAAGGAGACATCGAGGGCTGCCACTTCGATGTTGCAGATTTGCGTGATGCAAGTTTTCAGAATTGTCAGCTCGCCATGGCCAATTTCAGTAACGCCAATTGCTATGGGATAGAGCTGCGTGAGTGTGATTTGAAGGGCGCCAACTTTATGCGAACAAATTTTGCTAACCAGGTGAGCAATCGCATGTATTTTTGCTCGGCGTATATTACGGGTTGTAACCTGTCTTACGCCAACTTTGAACAGGCCTGCTTAGAAAAGTGTGAGTTGTTTGAAAATCGCTGGATAGGCACTTACCTTGCTGGTGCATCACTGAAAGAATCGGATCTCAGCCGCGGTGTATTCTCGGAAGATGTATGGGGACAGTTCAGCATGCAAGGCGCAAACTTGTGCCATGCTGAATTAGACGGTTTAGACCCTCGTAAGGTCGATACATCTGGAATTAAAATTGTGGCTTGGCAGCAAGAGCAACTGCTTGAAATTATGGGCATTGTTGTGATGCCCGATTAA